The following coding sequences are from one archaeon BMS3Bbin15 window:
- a CDS encoding nucleotidyltransferase substrate binding protein like protein: MNGRLKRIFIDFKNAFDNLETAAKEAKTDLEIDGTIKRFELCYELSWKLIKEVMANQGIICKNPRDCFKQAFINDLISDEDIWLKMIEDRNELVHVYESVKSREIFENIKNEYLKPLKWLLEKARVISYE; the protein is encoded by the coding sequence ATGAATGGTAGACTAAAAAGGATATTCATTGATTTTAAAAACGCCTTTGATAATTTAGAAACTGCGGCTAAAGAAGCAAAAACTGATCTTGAGATTGATGGCACAATCAAGCGATTTGAACTTTGCTATGAACTCTCATGGAAACTGATAAAAGAGGTTATGGCAAATCAAGGCATTATATGTAAAAATCCCAGAGATTGTTTCAAACAAGCATTTATCAATGATTTAATCAGTGATGAGGATATATGGCTAAAAATGATTGAAGATAGAAATGAACTGGTTCATGTCTATGAATCTGTAAAGTCAAGAGAGATATTTGAGAATATCAAAAATGAATATCTTAAACCGCTTAAATGGCTTTTGGAAAAGGCAAGGGTGATATCTTATGAATAA
- a CDS encoding nucleotidyltransferase domain protein, giving the protein MFLAGADGRTPELRPPSIKGAMRFWWRAMNGHLSIKDLKEEEVEIFGGSGEKEGRSRILLRVKSDNEPERGSNIRNDYNLKWSYNRQENRLDGDDAGIGYLLYSTVLGGGKYYIKDNQKFTVEIKSQYLDVLKQAVASFWTLAYLGGIGTRARRGGGNIAITNIKDGDNLLGEAEPDFLLTGRDCDDVAKWLVHNYNKAKSVVNKNKRTQFISEYSNLSISRFIISNNSFNGWKEALNNIGSEFARFRADYKSDIFGTASFGLPRKHIETSNRDVNRRSSPLIFKILKVGDKYYWLALRLSGEFLPEDTVLKGRSKLQKPTYDRLDEFWGILKKKGSERVLSIPDRLNEVKAKIEKELSPEKMILFGSKARGDFHKKSDIDIAIETDKSIELANISGAIDIIKLKKIDKSFKDKIKAEGIEL; this is encoded by the coding sequence ATGTTCCTTGCTGGAGCAGACGGAAGAACGCCAGAACTAAGACCTCCTTCAATCAAAGGGGCAATGCGTTTCTGGTGGAGGGCAATGAATGGTCATTTGTCCATTAAAGATCTGAAAGAAGAAGAGGTGGAAATATTTGGGGGAAGTGGGGAAAAAGAGGGGAGAAGTAGGATATTGCTCAGGGTAAAAAGCGATAATGAACCGGAAAGAGGAAGCAATATAAGAAATGATTATAACTTAAAATGGAGTTATAATAGGCAAGAAAATAGATTAGATGGCGATGATGCAGGTATAGGTTATTTATTATATTCAACTGTCTTAGGTGGTGGTAAATACTATATTAAAGATAACCAAAAATTTACCGTAGAGATAAAAAGTCAATACCTTGATGTTTTAAAGCAAGCAGTGGCTTCATTTTGGACATTGGCCTATCTAGGCGGAATAGGCACAAGGGCAAGGCGAGGAGGAGGAAATATTGCCATTACAAATATTAAAGATGGTGACAATCTTTTAGGTGAAGCCGAACCTGATTTTTTACTAACTGGCAGAGATTGTGATGATGTAGCGAAATGGCTCGTTCATAATTATAACAAAGCAAAATCGGTTGTGAATAAAAATAAGAGAACACAGTTTATTTCAGAGTATTCGAATTTATCTATCTCAAGATTTATAATTTCCAACAACAGCTTTAATGGGTGGAAAGAAGCGTTAAATAATATAGGAAGTGAATTTGCCCGTTTTCGCGCAGACTATAAGAGCGATATTTTTGGCACTGCATCATTCGGATTACCGAGAAAGCACATTGAGACCAGTAATAGAGATGTTAATCGGCGTAGCTCTCCTTTGATATTTAAAATCTTAAAAGTTGGAGATAAATACTATTGGTTGGCTTTACGGCTGTCAGGGGAATTTTTACCAGAAGATACCGTCTTAAAAGGCAGGTCTAAACTTCAGAAACCAACTTATGACAGGCTTGATGAATTCTGGGGTATTCTTAAGAAAAAAGGAAGCGAGAGAGTATTGTCCATTCCAGATAGATTAAACGAAGTTAAGGCGAAGATTGAAAAGGAACTTTCACCGGAGAAAATGATTCTTTTTGGATCAAAAGCAAGAGGAGATTTCCATAAAAAATCTGATATTGATATCGCTATTGAAACCGATAAAAGCATAGAGCTTGCTAATATAAGTGGTGCTATTGATATAATAAAGCTTAAAAAGATTGATAAGTCTTTTAAAGACAAAATCAAGGCTGAGGGTATAGAACTATGA
- a CDS encoding TM2 domain protein produces the protein MAEQLKGEKYCVNCGEKIDEKAEICPKCGVRQSVPGSKKKDSSVAAILSFFFTGLGQIYNGQRVKGILLIFIQVINIFLMGILIGFITFPFVWIWGMYDAYKTAERINEGHV, from the coding sequence ATGGCTGAACAGCTAAAGGGTGAAAAATATTGTGTGAATTGCGGGGAGAAAATTGATGAGAAAGCAGAAATCTGTCCAAAATGTGGCGTGCGACAGTCAGTTCCAGGCTCTAAAAAGAAGGATTCAAGTGTAGCAGCTATTTTGAGCTTCTTTTTCACAGGTTTGGGGCAAATTTACAACGGTCAGAGAGTTAAGGGTATCCTGCTTATCTTCATTCAGGTCATTAATATCTTCCTGATGGGCATACTGATTGGCTTCATCACTTTTCCTTTTGTCTGGATATGGGGGATGTATGATGCTTACAAAACCGCTGAGAGGATTAACGAAGGCCATGTCTGA